From one Streptomyces chromofuscus genomic stretch:
- a CDS encoding DEAD/DEAH box helicase, giving the protein MQRIPPATHSEISELARCGSVFVPGDPARTGRVVFWRPDGAAPPDVNGGTVEEMTVVVPGRAGAERAGVPAVSLPVRAALPVLTRARAAQEGHRAAVFWGAAAVLGLQFVARGLLLPGLSPGDHDAWRVGPLRAEDVDHVRRLAAAMPPEAHAVPLDGAGPPQLPDPERLLRAFLDAVADTLPRSPAASLVTGGRAYAVAEPQHLPGQRAWAADVAAGHDAGIRISLRIDVPGLALAGDDTALTFRAVLQVHSVGDPSLVADAAEVWAGTDATSRAFGPRARMDTLLALRRAARAWPALTPLLSAAVPSAVELADEEVGELLGEGSTALAGAGVDVHWPRELTRDLTARAVVGPPQDGKLSSDVPSFLSADALLAFDWRFALGDQRLTREELNRLAEANRPLVRLHDQWVLIDPHEVRRARAQQDRKVTPLDALGAALTGSTEVDGRRVEVEPTGWLAALREQLVDPEAQDPVDQPAALAAELRDYQRRGLSWLARTTSLGLGCCLADDMGLGKTITLIALHLHRQTDPSAAGPTLVVCPTSLMGNWQREIERFAPGTPVRRFHGSRRDLDEVADGEFVLTTYGTMRLDAPRLAGVPWGLVVADEAQHVKNPYSATARALRSIGARARVALSGTPVENNLSELWAILDWTTPGLLGRLGTFRTRYAQAVEGGRDPAAAERLSRLVRPFLLRRRKSDPGVAPELPPKTETDRAVSLTAEQAGLYKAVVRETLTRIAEADSMARRGLIMKLLTGLKQICNHPAQYLKEERPRIAGRSGKLELLDELLDTILSAGASVLLFTQYVGMARLIERHLADRGLPSQFLHGGTPVPEREAMVRRFQDGEVPVFLLSLKAAGTGLNLTRAEHVVHYDRWWNPAVEAQATDRAYRIGQDRPVQVHRLIAEGTIEDRIAEMLNRKRELADAVLGSGEAALTELTDAELADLVELRGAAR; this is encoded by the coding sequence GTGCAGAGGATTCCCCCGGCGACCCACTCCGAAATCTCCGAACTGGCCCGCTGCGGTTCCGTCTTCGTACCCGGCGACCCGGCCCGCACCGGCCGCGTAGTGTTCTGGCGCCCCGACGGCGCCGCGCCGCCGGACGTGAACGGCGGCACCGTCGAGGAGATGACCGTCGTGGTACCCGGCCGCGCCGGCGCGGAGCGGGCCGGCGTGCCGGCCGTCTCGCTACCCGTGCGCGCGGCGCTGCCCGTGCTCACCCGCGCGCGTGCCGCCCAGGAGGGACACCGGGCAGCGGTGTTCTGGGGCGCGGCGGCCGTGCTGGGCCTGCAGTTCGTGGCCCGGGGGCTGCTGTTGCCCGGCCTGTCCCCCGGCGATCACGACGCCTGGCGCGTGGGACCGCTGCGCGCCGAGGACGTCGATCACGTCCGCCGGCTGGCCGCCGCGATGCCGCCCGAAGCGCACGCCGTACCACTGGACGGCGCCGGGCCGCCGCAGCTGCCCGACCCGGAGCGCCTGCTGCGGGCCTTCCTGGACGCGGTGGCCGACACGCTGCCCCGCTCCCCCGCCGCCTCGCTCGTGACCGGTGGCCGCGCCTACGCCGTCGCGGAGCCGCAGCACCTGCCCGGGCAGCGGGCGTGGGCCGCCGACGTGGCCGCCGGTCATGACGCGGGCATACGGATCTCGCTGCGGATCGACGTGCCCGGCCTGGCCCTGGCGGGGGACGACACGGCACTGACCTTCCGGGCCGTGCTCCAGGTGCACAGCGTGGGCGACCCCTCGCTCGTCGCGGACGCGGCCGAGGTGTGGGCCGGGACCGACGCGACCAGCCGGGCCTTCGGCCCGCGGGCGCGGATGGACACCCTGCTCGCCCTGAGGCGCGCGGCCCGGGCCTGGCCCGCGCTCACTCCCCTGCTGTCGGCAGCCGTACCGAGTGCCGTGGAACTCGCCGACGAGGAGGTCGGCGAGCTCCTCGGCGAGGGCTCGACGGCCCTCGCCGGCGCCGGTGTCGACGTGCACTGGCCCAGGGAGCTCACCCGTGACCTGACCGCCCGCGCGGTCGTCGGCCCGCCGCAGGACGGGAAGCTCTCCTCGGACGTGCCGTCGTTCCTCTCGGCGGACGCGCTGCTCGCCTTCGACTGGCGGTTCGCGCTGGGCGACCAGCGGCTCACGCGCGAGGAGCTGAACCGGCTCGCCGAGGCGAACCGCCCTCTGGTGCGGCTGCATGACCAATGGGTGCTGATCGACCCGCACGAGGTGCGCCGCGCCCGCGCGCAGCAGGACCGCAAGGTCACGCCCCTCGACGCGCTCGGCGCCGCCCTCACGGGCTCCACGGAGGTCGACGGCCGCCGGGTCGAGGTGGAGCCGACCGGATGGCTGGCGGCGCTGCGGGAGCAGCTCGTGGACCCGGAGGCGCAGGACCCGGTCGACCAGCCCGCGGCGCTCGCCGCCGAACTGCGCGACTACCAGCGGCGGGGCCTGTCCTGGCTGGCGAGGACGACCTCCCTGGGGCTCGGCTGCTGTCTCGCCGACGACATGGGGCTCGGCAAGACGATCACCCTGATCGCCCTGCATCTGCACCGGCAGACCGACCCGTCGGCCGCCGGTCCGACGCTGGTGGTCTGTCCGACGTCCCTGATGGGCAACTGGCAGCGGGAGATCGAGAGGTTCGCGCCCGGCACGCCGGTGCGCCGCTTCCACGGCTCGCGGCGTGACCTGGACGAGGTGGCCGACGGGGAGTTCGTCCTGACGACGTACGGCACGATGCGGCTCGACGCGCCGCGGCTGGCCGGGGTGCCGTGGGGACTGGTGGTGGCGGACGAGGCCCAGCACGTGAAGAACCCCTACTCGGCGACCGCGCGGGCGCTGCGTTCCATCGGCGCACGCGCGCGTGTGGCGCTCAGTGGCACACCGGTCGAGAACAACCTCTCGGAGCTGTGGGCGATCCTCGACTGGACCACCCCCGGGCTGCTCGGTCGCCTCGGCACGTTCCGCACCCGCTATGCCCAGGCCGTCGAAGGCGGCCGGGACCCGGCCGCGGCGGAGCGGCTGTCCCGGCTCGTGCGGCCGTTCCTGCTGCGCCGCCGGAAGTCGGATCCGGGGGTCGCGCCCGAGCTCCCGCCGAAGACCGAGACCGATCGGGCGGTCTCGCTCACCGCGGAACAGGCGGGGCTCTACAAGGCCGTGGTGCGGGAGACGCTCACCCGTATCGCGGAGGCGGACAGCATGGCGCGGCGCGGACTGATCATGAAGCTGCTGACGGGCCTGAAGCAGATCTGCAACCACCCGGCGCAGTACCTCAAGGAGGAGCGGCCGAGGATCGCCGGACGCTCCGGAAAGCTGGAGCTGCTCGACGAGTTGCTCGACACCATCCTCTCCGCGGGGGCGAGCGTCCTGCTCTTCACCCAGTACGTGGGCATGGCCCGGCTGATCGAACGGCATCTGGCGGACCGTGGCCTGCCCTCGCAGTTCCTGCACGGCGGGACGCCGGTGCCCGAGCGCGAGGCGATGGTGCGGCGCTTCCAGGACGGCGAGGTCCCCGTGTTCCTGCTGTCCCTCAAGGCCGCGGGCACGGGCCTGAACCTCACCCGGGCCGAGCATGTCGTGCACTACGACCGCTGGTGGAACCCCGCCGTCGAGGCCCAGGCGACGGACCGCGCGTACCGCATCGGCCAGGACCGGCCCGTGCAGGTGCACCGGCTGATCGCCGAGGGGACCATCGAGGACCGCATCGCCGAGATGCTGAACCGTAAACGGGAGCTGGCCGACGCGGTGCTGGGTTCCGGTGAGGCCGCACTCACGGAGCTGACGGACGCGGAACTGGCCGATCTGGTGGAGCTGCGAGGTGCGGCGCGATGA
- a CDS encoding SWIM zinc finger family protein, which produces MNQYDATERTFAALPPARGKAFALTSWGRAWLKSLEDAALDAQQVKTGRRLARAGAVGAVSVRPGRITAVVQDRDGTAHRADVLLEELSGEQWDRFLEMAVERAGHVAALLDRDMPPHLVEDAAAAGVELLPGMGDLEPTCDCGAWDHCGHTAALCYQVARLLDEDPFVLLLVRGRGERDLLDDLQTRGAAPAEAIAEAPSDPEGVDASEAYAAGDILPALPDPPEFPAKPGLPPALDTEAPPAPGVDAAALEFLAARTAVAAHRLLAEALRAGVSQEEPTVDQDAVRLAAGSPVRHLRDRLAQGTGRDPRELASAVRAWEYGGVAGLSVLEEEWAVEGETLARARAALEAAWDDAERPTLRAQANRWTVVGSPAQLRLGRDGRWWPYRREDGRWVPAGCGDQDPATALAATEATPAEDAC; this is translated from the coding sequence ATGAATCAGTACGACGCGACGGAACGAACGTTCGCCGCTCTGCCGCCCGCGCGCGGGAAGGCGTTCGCGCTCACCTCTTGGGGCCGGGCCTGGCTGAAGTCCCTGGAGGACGCCGCACTGGATGCGCAGCAGGTGAAGACGGGCCGTCGGCTCGCACGCGCCGGCGCTGTGGGCGCGGTGTCGGTGCGGCCGGGGCGGATCACCGCGGTCGTACAGGACCGGGACGGCACGGCGCACCGGGCCGATGTGCTGCTGGAGGAGCTGTCGGGCGAGCAGTGGGACCGCTTCCTGGAGATGGCGGTCGAGCGGGCCGGGCATGTCGCGGCGCTGCTCGACCGGGACATGCCGCCGCACCTCGTCGAGGACGCCGCGGCAGCGGGTGTCGAACTGCTGCCGGGCATGGGCGATCTGGAGCCCACGTGCGACTGCGGCGCCTGGGACCACTGCGGGCACACGGCGGCGCTGTGCTATCAGGTGGCCCGCCTGCTCGACGAGGATCCGTTCGTCCTGCTGCTGGTGCGCGGGCGCGGTGAACGGGACCTGCTGGATGATCTCCAGACCCGCGGTGCGGCGCCCGCGGAGGCTATCGCCGAAGCACCGTCGGATCCGGAGGGGGTGGACGCCTCGGAGGCATACGCGGCCGGTGACATCCTGCCCGCGCTGCCCGACCCGCCCGAGTTCCCGGCAAAGCCCGGCCTTCCGCCCGCCCTGGACACCGAGGCACCTCCCGCGCCCGGCGTCGACGCGGCCGCCCTGGAGTTCCTGGCTGCCCGGACCGCGGTGGCGGCGCACCGTCTGCTGGCCGAGGCGCTGCGGGCGGGCGTGTCCCAGGAGGAGCCGACGGTGGACCAGGACGCCGTCCGGCTGGCTGCCGGTTCTCCCGTACGGCACCTGCGCGATCGCCTCGCCCAGGGGACCGGACGCGACCCGCGGGAGCTGGCGTCGGCCGTACGGGCGTGGGAGTACGGCGGTGTGGCCGGGCTGTCCGTGCTCGAGGAGGAGTGGGCGGTCGAGGGCGAGACCCTCGCACGCGCGCGTGCCGCTCTGGAAGCGGCGTGGGACGACGCCGAGCGGCCGACGCTGCGTGCGCAGGCCAACCGGTGGACGGTCGTCGGCTCGCCGGCCCAGCTGCGGCTCGGGCGCGACGGTCGCTGGTGGCCGTACCGGCGGGAAGACGGCCGGTGGGTGCCTGCGGGATGCGGGGACCAGGACCCGGCGACGGCGCTGGCGGCAACGGAGGCCACGCCCGCGGAGGACGCCTGCTGA
- a CDS encoding esterase-like activity of phytase family protein, translated as MSPYATGRSRVHRSVSAGVPLAVVAALLAATPATGAPPQDARVVRTATLGDLPLGAFSNALLPGTVPDDRGVDLGGIGSDIYPAGREGEFWTVTDRGPNGQIKVDGKNRRTFPVPGFDPAIVKVRVSGDSVRVLEAIPVTTSSGKPVTGLSNQEGRDEAPYSYDARTPLTYHPNGLDTEGIVRAKDGSFWLVDEYGPSLVHVSARGKVLERYVPEGLNLAGADYPVVEALPAVLLHRKINRGFEGLALLPCGDLVMAVQSPLSLPDKDAGEASRTTRLLRFSPKKQAVTAEYAYRFDPVDVVDPGEDDTSELKISSVVAVGGDRLLVEERTDKAARLQLVRLDRDANILGGSWDDAATSPSLEQLDDPAAAGVPVLGKKLVVDLGEVDGVPGKIEGVARVNGDTLALINDNDFGMTDGAQAFDAQGRLVDSGVETTVVYVRLPRGI; from the coding sequence ATGTCCCCGTACGCCACCGGCCGGAGCCGTGTCCACCGTTCCGTCTCGGCGGGTGTCCCCCTCGCCGTGGTCGCCGCTCTGCTGGCGGCGACCCCGGCCACCGGCGCGCCGCCCCAGGACGCGCGAGTGGTCCGCACGGCCACTCTCGGCGACCTCCCGCTCGGCGCGTTCAGCAACGCGCTGCTGCCCGGCACGGTCCCCGACGACAGGGGTGTGGACCTGGGCGGAATCGGCAGCGACATCTATCCGGCCGGCCGCGAGGGCGAGTTCTGGACGGTCACCGACCGCGGGCCCAACGGCCAGATCAAGGTGGACGGCAAGAACCGCCGCACCTTCCCGGTGCCGGGCTTCGACCCGGCGATCGTGAAGGTCCGGGTGTCCGGCGACTCGGTGCGGGTCCTGGAGGCGATCCCGGTCACCACCTCCTCCGGAAAGCCCGTCACCGGCTTGTCGAACCAGGAGGGACGCGACGAGGCGCCGTACTCCTACGACGCCCGGACGCCACTGACGTACCACCCGAACGGGCTGGACACCGAGGGCATCGTCCGCGCGAAGGACGGCAGCTTCTGGCTCGTCGACGAGTACGGGCCCTCGCTCGTGCACGTGTCGGCGCGCGGCAAGGTGCTCGAGCGGTACGTCCCCGAAGGGCTGAACCTCGCCGGCGCGGACTACCCGGTCGTGGAGGCGCTGCCCGCGGTGCTGCTGCACCGGAAGATCAACCGCGGCTTCGAAGGGCTCGCGTTGCTGCCGTGCGGCGACCTGGTGATGGCGGTGCAGAGCCCGCTCTCCCTGCCGGACAAGGACGCGGGAGAAGCGTCGCGCACGACGCGGCTGCTGCGGTTCTCGCCGAAGAAGCAGGCCGTCACCGCCGAGTACGCGTACCGCTTCGACCCGGTCGACGTCGTCGACCCGGGCGAGGACGACACCTCCGAACTCAAGATCTCCTCGGTGGTCGCGGTGGGCGGTGACCGGCTGCTGGTCGAGGAGCGCACTGACAAGGCCGCCCGGCTCCAGCTCGTGCGCCTCGACCGCGACGCCAACATCCTCGGCGGCTCGTGGGACGACGCGGCCACCTCCCCGTCGCTGGAGCAGCTCGACGACCCGGCCGCCGCGGGCGTGCCGGTGCTCGGCAAGAAGCTGGTGGTCGACCTCGGCGAGGTCGACGGCGTGCCCGGCAAGATCGAGGGCGTCGCGCGCGTGAACGGCGACACCCTCGCGCTGATCAACGACAACGACTTCGGCATGACGGACGGCGCACAGGCGTTCGACGCGCAGGGCCGACTGGTCGACAGCGGGGTCGAGACGACCGTGGTCTACGTGCGGCTGCCGCGCGGGATCTGA
- the xylA gene encoding xylose isomerase yields MNYQPTPEDRFTFGLWTVGWQGRDPFGDATRSALDPVETVQRLAELGAHGVTFHDDDLIPFGSSDTERESHIKRFRQALDATGMTVPMATTNLFTHPVFKDGAFTANDRDVRRYALRKTIRNIDLAVELGAKTYVAWGGREGAESGAAKDVRAALDRMKEAFDLLGEYVTSQGYDLRFAIEPKPNEPRGDILLPTVGHALAFIERLERPELYGVNPEVGHEQMAGLNFPHGIAQALWAGKLFHIDLNGQSGIKYDQDLRFGAGDLRAAFWLVDLLESAGYEGPRHFDFKPPRTEDLDGVWASAAGCMRNYLILKERAAAFRADPEVQEALRASRLDELAQPTAADGLQALLADSSAFEEFDVEAAAARGMAFERLDQLAMDHLLGARG; encoded by the coding sequence ATGAACTACCAGCCCACCCCCGAGGACAGGTTCACCTTCGGCCTGTGGACCGTCGGCTGGCAGGGAAGGGACCCGTTCGGCGACGCCACGCGGAGTGCCCTCGACCCGGTCGAGACGGTGCAGCGCCTGGCCGAGCTCGGCGCCCACGGAGTGACCTTCCACGACGACGACCTGATTCCCTTCGGGTCTTCGGACACCGAGCGCGAGTCGCACATCAAGCGCTTCCGCCAGGCCCTGGACGCGACCGGCATGACCGTCCCGATGGCCACCACGAACCTCTTCACGCACCCCGTCTTCAAGGACGGCGCCTTCACCGCCAACGACCGCGACGTGCGCCGGTACGCGCTGCGCAAGACCATCCGCAACATCGACCTGGCGGTGGAGCTGGGCGCCAAGACGTATGTCGCCTGGGGCGGGCGCGAGGGCGCCGAGTCCGGTGCCGCCAAGGACGTACGCGCCGCACTCGACCGCATGAAGGAGGCGTTCGACCTGCTCGGCGAGTACGTCACCTCCCAGGGGTACGACCTGCGCTTCGCGATCGAGCCGAAGCCGAACGAGCCGCGCGGCGACATCCTGCTGCCCACCGTCGGCCACGCCCTGGCGTTCATCGAGCGCCTGGAGCGGCCGGAGCTGTACGGCGTCAACCCCGAGGTCGGGCACGAGCAGATGGCCGGGCTGAACTTCCCGCACGGCATCGCGCAGGCCCTGTGGGCGGGCAAGCTGTTCCACATCGACCTCAACGGCCAGTCCGGCATCAAGTACGACCAGGACCTGCGCTTCGGCGCCGGCGACCTGCGCGCTGCCTTCTGGCTGGTCGACCTGCTGGAGAGCGCCGGTTACGAGGGCCCGCGCCACTTCGACTTCAAGCCGCCGCGGACCGAGGACCTGGACGGGGTGTGGGCGTCGGCCGCGGGCTGCATGCGCAACTACCTCATCCTGAAGGAGCGCGCGGCCGCCTTCCGTGCAGACCCCGAGGTCCAGGAGGCCCTGCGCGCCTCCCGCCTCGACGAGCTGGCCCAGCCCACGGCGGCGGACGGGCTTCAGGCCCTGCTCGCCGACAGCTCGGCGTTCGAGGAGTTCGACGTCGAGGCGGCCGCCGCGCGCGGGATGGCGTTCGAGCGGCTCGACCAGCTGGCGATGGACCATCTGCTGGGCGCTCGCGGCTGA
- the xylB gene encoding xylulokinase: protein MSAAEGPLVVGVDTSTQSTKALVVDAATGEVVASGQAPHTVTSGAGRESDPRQWWEALCEALDQCGEPAHEAAAVSIGGQQHGLVTLDDRGEPVRPALLWNDVRSAPQARRLVEELGGAKFWADRTGSVPAASFTVTKWAWLAEHEPEAVRATKAVRLPHDYLTERLTGLATTDRGDASGTGWWASGSESYDEEILARVGLDPALLPRVVRPGEVAGTVHDSHDLPFSKGTLVAPGTGDNAAAALGLGLRPGTPVMSLGTSGTVYAVSRHRPADPTGTVAGFADARGDWLPLACTLNCTLAVDRIATLLGLDREAVEPGTHVTLLPYLDGERTPDLPNAAGLLHGLRHDTTAGQLLQAAYDGAVHALLGALDLVLDTDADPSAPLLLIGGGARGTAWQQTVRRLSGRPVQVPEARELVALGAAAQAAGLLTGEDPAAVARRWNTARGPVLDAVERDEETLARISGVLSDAAPLLERSPESR from the coding sequence ATGTCAGCAGCCGAGGGACCGCTCGTCGTCGGCGTGGACACGTCCACCCAGTCCACCAAGGCGCTGGTCGTCGACGCGGCCACCGGCGAGGTCGTGGCGAGCGGCCAGGCGCCGCACACCGTCACCTCCGGCGCCGGCCGGGAGAGTGACCCACGGCAGTGGTGGGAAGCCCTGTGCGAGGCGCTCGACCAGTGCGGCGAGCCGGCCCACGAGGCCGCCGCGGTGTCGATCGGCGGGCAGCAGCACGGCCTGGTGACGCTGGACGACCGGGGCGAGCCGGTACGCCCCGCCCTGTTGTGGAACGACGTGCGCTCGGCGCCGCAGGCGCGCCGGCTGGTCGAGGAACTGGGCGGCGCGAAGTTCTGGGCGGACCGCACGGGCAGCGTGCCGGCCGCGTCGTTCACGGTCACCAAGTGGGCCTGGCTCGCCGAGCACGAGCCGGAGGCGGTCCGCGCCACGAAGGCCGTGCGGCTCCCCCACGACTACCTCACCGAACGCCTCACGGGGCTGGCCACGACCGACCGCGGTGACGCCTCCGGGACGGGCTGGTGGGCATCCGGCAGCGAGTCCTACGACGAGGAGATCCTCGCGCGCGTGGGGCTCGATCCGGCCCTGCTGCCGCGCGTGGTCCGGCCCGGCGAGGTGGCGGGCACCGTCCACGACAGCCATGACCTGCCGTTCTCGAAGGGCACCCTCGTCGCCCCCGGCACCGGCGACAACGCCGCCGCCGCGCTCGGCCTCGGGCTGCGCCCCGGCACCCCCGTCATGAGCCTGGGCACGTCCGGGACGGTGTACGCGGTGTCCCGGCATCGCCCTGCCGACCCGACCGGCACGGTGGCGGGCTTCGCCGACGCGCGCGGGGACTGGCTGCCGCTGGCCTGCACCCTGAACTGCACGCTCGCCGTCGACCGCATCGCGACCCTGCTGGGCCTGGACCGCGAGGCCGTCGAACCCGGCACGCACGTGACCCTGCTGCCCTACCTGGACGGCGAACGCACCCCCGACCTGCCGAACGCCGCGGGCCTGCTGCACGGCCTGCGGCACGACACCACCGCCGGTCAGCTCCTCCAGGCGGCGTACGACGGTGCCGTGCACGCGCTGCTGGGCGCGCTGGACCTGGTCCTCGACACGGACGCCGACCCGTCCGCGCCGCTGCTGCTGATCGGTGGCGGCGCCCGTGGCACGGCCTGGCAGCAGACCGTACGACGCCTCTCCGGGCGCCCCGTCCAGGTTCCCGAGGCCCGGGAACTCGTCGCGCTCGGCGCGGCGGCCCAGGCGGCCGGCCTGCTCACCGGCGAGGACCCCGCCGCGGTCGCCCGGCGCTGGAACACCGCGCGTGGGCCGGTGCTGGACGCGGTCGAGCGGGACGAGGAGACGCTGGCCAGGATCTCCGGGGTACTCTCCGACGCGGCCCCGCTGCTGGAGCGGAGCCCTGAGAGCCGCTGA
- a CDS encoding ROK family transcriptional regulator, translated as MTAPLHEAHPAGPGRALPDTQQGMRRRNLARVMHTVGAAGPLSRAAVASRIGLTRAAVSTLVDELVRSGLLEELGPERPGRVGRGRPGFALAVSGRGPAGIGAEVGVDHLAVCAVDLRGEVRARIVRHGTNRDRSPEPVIAELAGLVRRVVAEADGEGLWPAGLAVAVPGLVARDARTVLRAPNLGWHDTDLAALLPAELPLTVDNEANFGALAELWLGEDTPRDFLHVSAEIGIGAGVVVDGRLLRGTRGFAGELGHVPVRPDGPECACGGRGCLEQYAGEEAVLRAAGLQLGEDRVGLLAGRAADGDEDVRRALRDAGEALGVALTGAVNLLDPESVVLGGALAGLAPWLLPSLRSELARRTAGPACPVSVSRLGSEGPLLGAAHWVVRGVLDDPAGVAELRAQG; from the coding sequence ATGACCGCACCGCTGCACGAGGCCCACCCGGCCGGTCCGGGGCGCGCGTTGCCGGACACCCAACAGGGCATGCGGCGCCGCAATCTCGCCCGGGTGATGCACACGGTCGGCGCGGCGGGTCCGCTCTCCCGCGCGGCGGTGGCGTCGCGCATCGGGCTGACGCGTGCGGCGGTCTCGACCCTGGTCGACGAGCTCGTCCGCTCGGGCCTGCTGGAGGAACTGGGTCCCGAACGTCCCGGCCGCGTGGGCCGGGGACGTCCCGGTTTCGCTCTGGCGGTCAGCGGGCGCGGACCGGCGGGGATCGGCGCGGAGGTCGGCGTCGACCATCTCGCGGTCTGCGCGGTCGACCTGCGTGGAGAGGTGCGCGCGCGGATCGTCCGGCACGGCACGAACCGCGACCGCTCGCCCGAGCCGGTGATCGCGGAGCTCGCCGGGCTGGTACGCCGGGTCGTCGCCGAGGCGGACGGCGAGGGACTGTGGCCGGCGGGGCTCGCGGTGGCCGTGCCCGGTCTGGTGGCGCGTGACGCCCGGACCGTTCTGCGCGCCCCCAACCTGGGCTGGCACGACACCGACCTCGCGGCGCTGCTGCCCGCGGAGCTGCCGTTGACCGTGGACAACGAGGCCAACTTCGGCGCGCTGGCGGAGCTCTGGCTCGGCGAGGACACTCCGCGGGACTTCCTGCACGTCTCGGCCGAGATCGGTATCGGTGCCGGCGTGGTCGTGGACGGCCGGCTGCTGCGCGGAACGCGCGGCTTCGCGGGCGAGTTGGGGCACGTCCCGGTCCGGCCGGACGGGCCGGAGTGCGCCTGCGGCGGGCGCGGGTGCCTGGAGCAGTACGCCGGTGAGGAGGCAGTGCTGCGCGCGGCCGGCCTGCAGCTCGGCGAGGACCGGGTCGGACTGCTGGCCGGGCGTGCCGCGGACGGTGACGAGGACGTACGGCGGGCGCTGCGCGACGCGGGAGAGGCGCTCGGTGTGGCACTGACCGGCGCGGTGAATCTGCTGGACCCCGAGAGCGTCGTGCTGGGCGGTGCGCTGGCCGGGCTCGCGCCGTGGCTGCTGCCGTCGCTGCGGTCCGAACTGGCCCGCCGCACGGCGGGCCCGGCCTGCCCGGTGTCCGTGTCCCGGCTCGGTTCCGAGGGGCCGTTGCTGGGGGCCGCGCACTGGGTGGTGCGCGGGGTGCTGGATGATCCGGCGGGGGTGGCTGAGCTGAGGGCGCAGGGCTGA
- a CDS encoding N-acetylmuramoyl-L-alanine amidase: MERARPFPARRRILKGAALAAVPYALLPGPRAGAQTPAPDYPLGEWQPASPANYTAASRPTAHPVDLVVIHVTQTDYSGTLAVFQHPRKKVSAHYVVRSADGHVAQCVREADIAWHAGSWEHNTRSIGIEHEGWVDQPGYFTDAMYERSAALTAAVCTKYGIPRDRAHIIGHYEIPGTDHTDPGPHWDWTRYIRLVRSV, encoded by the coding sequence GTGGAACGGGCAAGGCCTTTCCCTGCCCGGCGACGCATCCTCAAGGGCGCCGCCCTCGCGGCCGTCCCCTATGCCCTGCTGCCCGGCCCCAGAGCCGGTGCCCAGACGCCTGCTCCCGACTACCCGCTCGGCGAGTGGCAGCCGGCGAGCCCCGCCAACTACACGGCGGCGAGCCGTCCGACGGCTCACCCCGTCGACCTGGTGGTCATCCACGTCACGCAGACGGACTACTCCGGGACTCTGGCCGTCTTCCAGCACCCTCGCAAGAAGGTGTCCGCACACTATGTCGTCCGGTCCGCCGACGGACATGTGGCGCAGTGCGTCCGCGAGGCGGACATCGCCTGGCACGCCGGGAGTTGGGAGCACAACACACGCAGCATCGGCATCGAGCACGAGGGCTGGGTGGACCAGCCCGGCTACTTCACCGACGCCATGTACGAACGGTCGGCCGCGCTCACCGCCGCGGTCTGCACGAAGTACGGCATTCCGAGGGACCGCGCGCACATCATCGGCCACTACGAGATACCAGGGACCGACCACACGGACCCCGGCCCGCACTGGGACTGGACGCGCTACATACGGCTGGTCAGGTCCGTCTGA